The genomic interval GGTGAGGCGCATCTGGCCCGGTACGCTGAAGGTGTGGGTGGGTGAGCAGGCGCCTCTTGGTCGCTGGGGCAAGCAGCGTTTGGTCAGTGCTCGCGGGGTGGTGTTTACACCGAAGCCGGAGGAGATTCCATCGGGTTTGCCGATACTCTCCGGGGCTGACGAAGATTCACAAGAGGTGGTGACTCACTATTTGGAAATGGTACGCCGGATCGCCGACTTGCCGCTGACAATTGAGCGTGCCGGTATGGATGGCCGTAGGTCCTGGAAGCTTGTGTTCAAGCAGGGGTTGACGCTGCGTCTCGGAAGTCGCGATCGGGAGCTCCGTCTTGCACAGTTTGTACGGCTCTATCGCCAGTTTGCAGTAGTGGATGGAAAGCAGTTGAAAGTGATGGACCTCAGGTACACCAATGGTGTAGCGGTGCGTTGGGAAGATGACAAAAAAGATAAGAAGCTCAAAACAACCGATTCAGTAACCGGTAAACGGCTCGGGCTGATACTTGATGATGCAGGGGGACAGGTTTAAATGACCAAGAAGGTGGAGAAAAATCTTATTGTCGGACTCGATATAGGCACCTCCAAGGTAGTGGCCATTGTCGGTGAGGTAAAGACGAGTGATGAGATCGAAATTATCGGTATTGGATCTCACCCCTCACGAGGGCTTAAGAAGGGTGTGGTGGTCAATATCGAGTCTACTGTGCAGTCGATACAGCGGGCGGTGGAAGAGGCTGAACTGATGGCCGGCTGTGAGATTCATTCGGTCCACGCCGGTATTGCAGGCAACCATATTCGCAGTCTCAACTCCCACGGCATCGTTGCCATCAAGGATCGTGAAGTGATGCACAGCGATGTGGAGCGGGTGATCGATGCGGCGCGTGCGGTGGCTATTCCTGCAGATCAGAAGATTCTGCATATCCTGCCGCAGGAATTCATTATCGATGAGCAGGAGGGGATCAGGGAGCCGGTGGGTATGTCCGGTGTACGTCTGGAGGCGCGGGTCCACATGGTAACCGGTGCGGTGAGTGCGGCCCAGAATATCGTCAAGTGCATCCGTCGCTGTGGTCT from Candidatus Sedimenticola sp. (ex Thyasira tokunagai) carries:
- a CDS encoding cell division protein FtsQ/DivIB encodes the protein MSSPTAKRGGKKVQEIVPLWRRLGSWSLALVLFAMMGIGAVWGTTALRDPSVLPLEVVRIDGDFNHLKRSDLEHAIGRVMQGNFFTIDLDAVRDAALSLPWVEQVTVRRIWPGTLKVWVGEQAPLGRWGKQRLVSARGVVFTPKPEEIPSGLPILSGADEDSQEVVTHYLEMVRRIADLPLTIERAGMDGRRSWKLVFKQGLTLRLGSRDRELRLAQFVRLYRQFAVVDGKQLKVMDLRYTNGVAVRWEDDKKDKKLKTTDSVTGKRLGLILDDAGGQV